The proteins below come from a single Mya arenaria isolate MELC-2E11 chromosome 6, ASM2691426v1 genomic window:
- the LOC128237669 gene encoding uncharacterized protein LOC128237669, with the protein MLLNQKQNLNRNPKGRRWDKNTISLCLSLWCRSQKNYEQLRNSKILTLPSGRWLSYYKGVVDQKAGFNKDVFLWMKNEARKLKKSTEDEYLGVLFISMDGAQTNRDFMHLFFEKSTPKDENFSTKNIWSPHHPDIIFIMDFSHVIKRIRNNILKSGDTKSCTRILHYNNPILWDHWIQAYKWDRDNNSFPIHRKLTNEHFYLTQESKMRNKLAEETLNGDMLHLMECFQNFLGDNGHELDDTIALLKATSVVISIFRDTRPINDVFDERLDQLETSLSWFNKWESHIKRSTIVPARVNSDVIENIFCQQRGIVNGNNTNPNFYQYSKNINTILFGQNAVSKNSNAEKRGCEPLCFNIDMPINPKKRKTVDSAICIASIPKYSRSMQYMLE; encoded by the exons atgcttttgaaccagaaacaaaatttaaacagaAACCCCAAAGGCAGACGATGGGATAAAAACACTATAAGTCTTTGTCTTTCACTTTGGTGCAGAAGTCAAAAAAATTACGAACAATTACGCAATAGTAAAATACTTACACTTCCATCTGGAAGATGGCTTTCCTATTATAAGGGAGTCGTTGACCAAAAGGCTGGTTttaataaagatgtttttttatggATGAAAAATGAGgccagaaaattaaaaaaatcaacagaagATGAATATCTAGGAG TTCTTTTCATATCTATGGATGGAGCACAGACTAACCGGGATTTCATGCACCTATTTTTCGAGAAATCAACACCTAAAGATGAGAACTTCAGTACTAAAAACATCTGGTCTCCACACCACCcagatattattttcataatggaTTTTTCCCATGTCATAAAAAGAATAcgcaataacattttaaaaagtggCGATACAAAGTCTTGCACCCGAATTCTTCATTATAACAACCCTATACTTTGGGATCATTGGATTCAAGCATATAAATGGGACCGTGATAACAATTCATTTCCAATTCATCGCAAACTcacaaatgaacatttttaccTTACCCAAGAGTCAAAAATGCGGAACAAATTAGCTGAAGAAACCCTTAACGGCGATATGCTTCATTTAATGGAATGTTTTCAGAATTTTCTTGGCGACAACGGTCACGAGCTTGATGACACCATTGCTCTTTTGAAGGCGACAAGTGTAGTTATTAGCATTTTTCGAGACACCAGGccaataaatgatgtttttgatgAACGCCTTGATCAACTAGAAACCTCTTTATCCTGGTTCAACAAATGGGAATCACATATTAAAA GATCGACCATTGTTCCTGCCAGAGTCAATAGCGAcgttatagaaaatattttttgtcaacaacGAGGGATCGTAAATGGTAACAACACTAACCCCAACTTTTatcaatattctaaaaatataaatacaatctTATTTGGACAAAATGCAGTCTCTAAAAATTCGAATGCCGAAAAAAGGGGCTGTGAACCactttgttttaacattgacatgCCTATTAACCCTAAGAAGAGAAAAACTGTCGATAGTGCCATT